The proteins below come from a single Candidatus Chlamydia sanziniae genomic window:
- the bamA gene encoding outer membrane protein assembly factor BamA encodes MLIMRNKIILQFSILALIQAPLTLFSAEKVKEGYAIVESITITTEGENALNKHALPRLKTQSGALFSQIDFDEDLRTLAKEYDTVDPQVEFFEGKTTIALHLVAKPCIRKILILGNHAIPQHKIIKILQIYQNDLYEREKFLKGMDDLKTYYLKRGYFESKLNYDFDHNQEKGCIDISIQIKEGPCGKIKQLKFNGLNSTEKADIQEFIQTKQYSKTISWFTGAGLYHPDIIEQDILSITNYLHNHGYADAIVTPQYELDDQGNILLCINAEKGSRYTLGHVHIDGFKILPKRLIEKQMSVASNDLYCSDKVWDSAQKIKQAYARYGYINTNVDVLFTPHANRPVYDITYQVNEGSPYKVGLIKITGNTHTKSDVILHETSLFPGNTFNRLKLENTEQRLRNTGYFQSVSVYTVRSQLDPMGNAEHYRDIFIEVKETTTGNLGLFLGFSSLDNLFGGIELSESNFDLFGIRHFFSKGFRSLRGGGEYLFLKANFGDKVTDYTLKWTKPHFLNTPWILGVELEKSINRALSKDYAVQTYGGNVSTTYILNEHLKYGIFYRGSQTSLHEKRKFLLGPNIDNNKGFVSAGGCTLSYDSIDNPRNPTTGIRSGISFEVSGLGGTYHFTKLSINSAIYRKFTRKGVLKIKGEAQFIKPYSNTIAEGVPISERFFLGGETSVRGYKSFIIGPKYSPSEPKGGLSSLLLSEEFQYPLINQPNVSTFVFLDAGFIGLKEYTIHLKDLCSSAGIGLRFDVMNNVPVMLGFGWPFRPTEILNGEKIDVSQRFFFALGGMF; translated from the coding sequence ATGCTCATCATGCGAAATAAAATTATTCTGCAGTTCTCCATCTTAGCGTTAATCCAAGCTCCTTTAACTTTATTCTCTGCAGAAAAAGTTAAAGAAGGCTATGCAATTGTAGAATCTATTACGATTACAACAGAAGGTGAAAATGCTTTAAATAAACATGCGCTACCTAGACTAAAAACCCAAAGCGGAGCTTTGTTTTCTCAAATAGATTTTGATGAAGATTTGCGTACTTTAGCGAAGGAATACGATACTGTAGATCCCCAAGTAGAGTTTTTTGAAGGAAAAACTACAATTGCATTACACCTAGTAGCTAAGCCTTGTATTCGTAAAATTCTTATTTTAGGAAATCATGCTATTCCTCAACATAAAATTATCAAAATTTTGCAAATATACCAAAATGACCTTTATGAAAGAGAAAAGTTTCTAAAAGGAATGGATGATTTAAAAACATACTATCTTAAACGCGGCTACTTTGAATCAAAATTAAATTACGATTTCGACCATAATCAAGAAAAAGGTTGTATTGATATTTCGATTCAAATCAAAGAAGGTCCCTGTGGGAAAATCAAACAACTAAAATTTAATGGACTGAATAGTACAGAAAAAGCAGACATTCAAGAATTTATTCAAACAAAACAGTACTCAAAAACTATCAGTTGGTTCACAGGAGCTGGATTATATCACCCCGACATTATTGAACAAGATATTCTAAGTATTACAAATTACCTACATAACCACGGTTATGCTGATGCAATAGTCACTCCACAGTACGAACTCGATGATCAAGGCAACATCTTACTTTGCATAAATGCAGAAAAAGGCTCTCGATATACGCTAGGCCATGTACATATTGATGGTTTTAAAATCCTTCCCAAACGCCTTATAGAAAAACAAATGAGTGTTGCCTCGAATGATCTGTATTGTTCCGACAAAGTATGGGATAGCGCACAAAAAATTAAACAAGCTTACGCAAGGTATGGTTACATTAACACCAATGTTGATGTTCTTTTCACCCCCCATGCTAACCGCCCTGTATATGATATTACTTATCAAGTGAATGAAGGCTCACCTTACAAAGTCGGTTTAATTAAAATTACTGGGAATACCCATACCAAATCTGACGTCATTTTACATGAAACAAGTCTCTTTCCTGGCAATACATTTAATCGATTGAAATTAGAAAATACGGAACAACGCCTACGCAACACAGGTTATTTTCAATCCGTTAGTGTTTATACTGTACGTTCTCAGTTAGATCCTATGGGGAATGCCGAGCACTATCGTGACATCTTTATAGAAGTTAAAGAAACTACGACAGGAAATTTAGGCTTGTTTTTAGGATTCAGCTCATTAGATAATCTTTTCGGGGGTATAGAATTATCAGAGAGCAATTTCGATCTTTTTGGTATCAGACATTTTTTCTCTAAAGGATTTCGTAGCTTACGGGGAGGTGGAGAATATCTATTTTTAAAAGCCAATTTTGGAGATAAAGTTACGGATTATACCCTAAAATGGACAAAACCTCACTTTTTAAATACTCCTTGGATTTTAGGAGTAGAGCTTGAGAAATCGATTAATAGAGCCTTGTCAAAAGATTACGCTGTTCAGACGTATGGTGGAAATGTAAGCACAACTTATATTTTAAATGAGCACCTCAAATACGGGATCTTCTATCGAGGTAGCCAAACAAGTCTTCATGAAAAGCGTAAATTTCTTCTCGGTCCTAATATAGATAATAACAAAGGTTTTGTATCTGCGGGAGGTTGCACTCTAAGTTATGATTCTATTGACAATCCACGTAATCCTACAACAGGAATACGAAGCGGAATCAGCTTTGAAGTTTCTGGACTAGGAGGAACATACCACTTTACTAAGCTCTCTATAAATAGCGCAATATATCGAAAATTTACACGTAAAGGCGTCTTAAAAATAAAAGGCGAAGCTCAGTTTATCAAACCTTATAGCAACACTATAGCAGAGGGAGTTCCTATAAGTGAACGCTTCTTCTTAGGTGGAGAGACGTCTGTTCGAGGATACAAATCCTTTATTATTGGCCCCAAATACTCACCCTCCGAACCTAAGGGAGGACTTTCTTCACTGCTTCTTTCAGAAGAGTTCCAGTATCCTTTAATCAATCAACCTAATGTGAGTACCTTTGTTTTCCTAGATGCAGGTTTTATAGGTCTCAAAGAATATACTATACATTTAAAAGACCTATGCAGCAGTGCTGGAATTGGCTTACGTTTCGATGTAATGAACAATGTGCCAGTTATGTTAGGATTTGGATGGCCTTTCCGTCCTACAGAAATACTCAATGGAGAGAAAATCGATGTATCTCAACGATTCTTCTTTGCTCTAGGAGGCATGTTCTAA
- a CDS encoding OmpH family outer membrane protein: MKKLLFCTGFTILSLSSVAQADIGYVSLKRCLEESALGKKESEELESMKQQFMQNAEKMEEELSSLYGKLQDEDYMESLSETVSEELRKKFENLSAEYNAYQSQYYQTINQSNVKRVQKLIQEVKSASETVREEAKLEAIFNEEAILAISPGTDKTTEIIKILDESFKKNN, from the coding sequence ATGAAAAAATTACTGTTTTGCACTGGCTTTACGATCTTGAGCTTATCCTCCGTAGCTCAAGCTGACATAGGTTATGTGAGTTTAAAGCGTTGTCTTGAAGAATCTGCTTTAGGAAAAAAAGAAAGCGAGGAGCTTGAATCTATGAAGCAACAATTCATGCAAAATGCTGAAAAAATGGAAGAAGAACTTTCCTCCCTCTATGGAAAATTACAAGATGAAGATTACATGGAAAGTCTTTCCGAGACTGTATCAGAAGAATTACGTAAAAAATTTGAAAATCTTTCTGCAGAATATAACGCCTATCAATCACAATACTATCAAACCATTAATCAAAGTAATGTAAAACGAGTTCAAAAACTGATTCAAGAAGTAAAAAGCGCTTCAGAAACTGTACGAGAAGAAGCAAAATTAGAAGCTATTTTTAATGAAGAAGCTATTTTAGCCATTTCTCCAGGCACTGATAAGACTACTGAAATTATTAAAATTCTTGATGAATCTTTCAAAAAAAATAACTAA
- the lpxD gene encoding UDP-3-O-(3-hydroxymyristoyl)glucosamine N-acyltransferase, which translates to MSEGPVYTLTQLAELLQVRVQGNLETPISGIEEISNAKAHHVTFLDNEKYTNFLKTTEAGAIILSKSQAMQYAYLNKNFLITSESPSQTFQKCIELFIKPAESGFAGIHPTAVIHPTAHIGANVCIEPYAVIYQNAHIGAGTSIGAGSIVGADSILGENCLIYPKVIIRERVVIGKRVIIQPGAVLGSCGFGYITNAFGLHKHLKHLGSVIIGDDVEIGANTTIDRGRFKNTIIHEGSKIDNQVQIAHQVKVGKHTIIVAQAGIAGSTKIGNYVIIGGQAGITGHISITDHVIMIAQTGVTKSITSPGIYGGAPARPYQETHRLIAKIRNLPKTEERLRKLEQEVKSLLEKIEKSSLI; encoded by the coding sequence ATGTCTGAAGGACCAGTTTATACTCTTACACAGTTAGCTGAGTTATTGCAGGTTAGAGTTCAAGGAAATTTGGAAACTCCTATTTCCGGCATCGAAGAGATTAGCAACGCTAAAGCACACCACGTCACTTTCTTAGATAATGAAAAATACACGAATTTTTTAAAAACTACAGAAGCTGGTGCAATTATTTTATCTAAATCTCAAGCCATGCAATATGCATATCTAAATAAAAATTTTCTTATTACTTCGGAATCCCCCTCTCAAACCTTTCAAAAATGCATAGAGCTTTTTATTAAACCCGCAGAATCTGGATTTGCTGGCATTCATCCTACTGCAGTCATTCATCCTACCGCTCATATTGGAGCAAACGTTTGTATAGAGCCCTATGCTGTTATTTACCAAAATGCACACATTGGTGCAGGAACATCTATTGGAGCTGGAAGTATTGTTGGAGCTGATAGTATACTAGGAGAGAATTGCTTGATCTATCCTAAAGTTATCATTCGAGAAAGAGTGGTTATTGGAAAACGTGTTATTATTCAACCCGGAGCTGTTTTAGGATCATGTGGCTTTGGTTACATTACCAATGCTTTTGGCCTTCATAAGCATTTAAAACACTTAGGCTCAGTAATCATCGGCGATGATGTCGAAATTGGAGCAAATACAACAATTGATCGTGGACGTTTTAAAAACACAATAATTCACGAAGGTTCAAAAATTGATAACCAAGTACAAATAGCGCACCAAGTTAAAGTTGGTAAACACACTATTATTGTAGCACAGGCGGGTATCGCAGGATCTACAAAAATTGGAAACTACGTGATCATCGGAGGTCAAGCTGGGATTACAGGACATATTTCTATTACAGATCATGTAATCATGATAGCTCAAACTGGTGTCACAAAATCGATCACATCTCCTGGAATTTACGGAGGAGCCCCCGCACGTCCTTACCAAGAAACTCATCGCCTAATTGCAAAAATTCGAAATCTTCCTAAGACTGAAGAAAGGTTGCGTAAACTAGAACAAGAAGTCAAAAGCCTCTTAGAGAAAATTGAAAAATCTTCACTTATTTAA
- a CDS encoding thiamine pyrophosphate-dependent enzyme, whose amino-acid sequence MFSLSPYNIASEITQETTVQDVLETYGAAECTQFLNQMLLIRELEVRGEEAYLENLVGGFYHSYIGQEAIATAILANTGTDHWFFSSYRCHALAVLLGIPLEQIAAELLGKETGCALGRGGSMHMCGPNFPGGFGIVGGQIPLAAGAAFTLKYHKEKEKISLGFIGDGAVAQGVFHETLNFVALHDLPLMLIIENNGWGMGTALHRAIAKQPIAESQGASYGIRAFTLNGFDLFNCLTGFKEAYQYMQATRHPILIECICSRFRGHSISDPNLYRSKEEMQSLLKKDPIVIAKTWLIQLGTLTEEEFQHLRQECKTKVLQAFTKAKAANDPSTTTLEEGVYA is encoded by the coding sequence ATGTTCAGTTTATCTCCATACAACATAGCTTCTGAGATTACACAAGAAACAACCGTACAAGATGTCCTAGAAACTTATGGTGCTGCAGAATGTACACAATTCCTTAACCAAATGCTTCTGATTCGTGAACTTGAAGTTCGAGGAGAAGAAGCCTATTTAGAAAATCTCGTAGGAGGATTTTATCACTCTTACATTGGCCAAGAAGCTATAGCTACAGCAATACTTGCTAATACAGGAACTGACCACTGGTTCTTCTCTTCCTACCGTTGTCATGCTCTTGCTGTACTTCTTGGTATTCCACTTGAACAAATTGCAGCCGAGCTTCTAGGGAAAGAAACAGGCTGTGCTTTAGGCAGGGGCGGTTCAATGCATATGTGTGGACCTAATTTCCCAGGAGGTTTTGGTATTGTCGGAGGGCAGATCCCCCTTGCAGCAGGAGCAGCATTTACTCTAAAATATCATAAAGAAAAAGAAAAAATTTCTTTGGGATTTATCGGAGATGGTGCCGTTGCTCAAGGCGTATTTCATGAAACTTTAAATTTCGTAGCTCTTCATGACCTACCTCTCATGCTGATTATCGAGAACAATGGCTGGGGTATGGGAACAGCTCTACATCGAGCTATAGCAAAACAGCCCATAGCAGAATCTCAAGGAGCCTCCTATGGAATACGAGCCTTTACCCTAAATGGTTTTGATTTATTTAACTGTCTTACAGGCTTTAAAGAAGCGTATCAATATATGCAAGCTACACGTCACCCCATCCTTATAGAATGTATCTGCTCGCGATTCCGAGGACACTCAATATCTGATCCTAACCTTTATAGATCTAAAGAAGAAATGCAATCTCTTTTAAAAAAAGATCCTATTGTTATTGCTAAAACTTGGTTAATACAGCTAGGAACTTTGACTGAAGAAGAGTTTCAGCATTTACGCCAAGAATGCAAAACAAAAGTCCTTCAAGCCTTTACAAAAGCAAAAGCAGCTAATGATCCATCTACGACTACATTAGAAGAAGGAGTTTATGCCTAA
- a CDS encoding alpha-ketoacid dehydrogenase subunit beta: MPKYKTLEIREALREAIDEEMSRDLNICVFGEEVGEYNGAYKVTKGLLDKWGSHRIIDTPISEAGFTGIGIGAALTGLRPIIEFMSWNFSFVAADQIISHAAKMHYMTGGIFNVPIVFRGPNGTAAQVSCQHSHCVEAFYANIPGLIVISPSNPYDAKGLLKSAIRNNNPVLFLENELEYNLKGEVPIEEYLIPIGKAQTIQEGKDVTIITYGRMVSITKEAAALAKQQWGFSIEILDLRTIKPLDLPTILASVQKTSHCIVIEEGHYFAGISAEIISLITEHAFDYLDSPPLRVCQKETPMPYNKALEYATLPNVNRIVDTIEKVMR, translated from the coding sequence ATGCCTAAGTACAAAACATTAGAAATTCGAGAAGCACTTCGAGAAGCTATTGATGAAGAAATGTCTCGAGACCTTAATATTTGTGTGTTTGGTGAGGAGGTTGGAGAATATAATGGAGCCTATAAAGTAACCAAAGGCTTATTAGATAAATGGGGTTCTCATAGAATCATTGACACACCTATTAGTGAAGCAGGCTTCACAGGAATTGGCATCGGTGCAGCATTAACAGGACTTCGACCTATCATAGAATTTATGAGTTGGAATTTTTCTTTTGTTGCAGCAGACCAAATTATCTCTCATGCTGCTAAAATGCATTATATGACTGGAGGAATTTTTAATGTGCCCATAGTATTTCGAGGCCCTAATGGGACAGCTGCCCAAGTATCTTGTCAACATTCTCATTGTGTTGAAGCTTTCTACGCCAATATTCCAGGTTTAATCGTTATATCCCCTTCAAATCCCTATGACGCTAAAGGGTTATTAAAATCTGCAATTCGCAATAATAATCCCGTGCTTTTTTTAGAAAATGAACTAGAATATAACCTCAAAGGTGAGGTTCCTATTGAAGAATATCTCATACCTATTGGTAAAGCACAGACAATTCAAGAAGGAAAAGACGTAACTATTATTACCTATGGCCGAATGGTGTCGATTACTAAAGAGGCAGCTGCTCTAGCAAAGCAACAATGGGGATTTTCTATAGAAATTCTTGACTTACGGACTATAAAACCTTTGGATCTTCCCACAATTTTAGCTTCAGTACAAAAGACTTCCCATTGTATTGTCATAGAGGAAGGACATTATTTTGCAGGAATTTCTGCGGAAATTATTTCCTTGATCACAGAACATGCTTTTGATTACCTTGATAGTCCTCCTCTAAGGGTGTGTCAAAAAGAAACTCCCATGCCCTATAACAAGGCTTTAGAATATGCAACACTTCCTAATGTTAACCGAATCGTAGACACCATTGAAAAAGTCATGAGGTAA
- a CDS encoding pyruvate dehydrogenase complex dihydrolipoamide acetyltransferase, producing the protein MISLLKMPKLSPTMKVGTIIKWHKQSNEQVHFGDVLIEISTDKAVVEHTATEDGWIRQLLFHEGDKVSIGTPIAIFSTQPDELFDLEELLPKKQVVEEKSSPISSEFTENVPPIASQSHSPNLMAVMGFKPEPPLTTPLTFKNPNIHSKLSPLAKHLAKEKNLDVSSLQGSGPGGRIVKKDLDKAPRKHIGGFGYLEAPDIPPGFYQEENLSPIREIISPRLQAAKTFIPHFYVRQQIYATPLLNLLHELQVQGIKISINDSIIRACALALKEFPEINSGFNSVDNKIIRFKTIDISIAVAIPDGVITPIIRCADCKNIGMISAEIKNLVEKARNQSLQETEYKGGSFCISNLGMTGITEFTAIINPPQAAILAVGSIVEQPIVLDEKVAIGSTCILSLSIDHRVIDGYPAAMFMKRLQKILEAPAVLLLN; encoded by the coding sequence ATGATTTCGCTATTAAAAATGCCTAAGCTTTCTCCAACTATGAAAGTCGGTACAATCATTAAATGGCATAAACAAAGCAATGAACAAGTACATTTTGGGGATGTTCTCATTGAGATCTCTACAGACAAGGCTGTAGTAGAACACACAGCTACTGAAGATGGTTGGATACGCCAACTCCTTTTTCATGAAGGAGATAAAGTTTCTATAGGGACGCCAATTGCCATATTTTCTACACAACCCGATGAGCTTTTTGACTTAGAAGAACTCTTACCCAAAAAACAAGTAGTGGAAGAAAAATCTTCCCCTATCTCTTCAGAATTTACAGAAAATGTTCCCCCAATAGCATCCCAATCTCATTCTCCTAATCTCATGGCTGTTATGGGATTTAAGCCTGAGCCTCCCTTAACTACTCCCTTAACTTTTAAAAACCCTAATATCCATAGCAAGTTATCCCCCTTAGCAAAACATTTAGCGAAGGAAAAAAACTTAGATGTTTCCTCTCTCCAGGGAAGTGGTCCTGGAGGCCGTATTGTGAAAAAAGATCTAGATAAAGCTCCTCGTAAACACATTGGCGGATTTGGTTATCTTGAAGCTCCTGATATTCCTCCAGGTTTCTATCAAGAAGAAAACCTTTCTCCTATTAGAGAAATTATCTCTCCGCGTTTACAAGCAGCAAAAACATTTATCCCACATTTTTATGTAAGACAACAAATCTACGCAACGCCTTTATTAAATTTGCTTCACGAATTACAAGTACAGGGTATTAAAATTTCTATCAATGATAGTATTATTCGTGCTTGTGCTTTAGCTCTTAAAGAATTTCCTGAGATAAATTCTGGATTTAATAGTGTGGATAATAAAATTATCCGTTTTAAAACTATTGATATTTCAATAGCAGTTGCAATTCCAGATGGAGTGATCACTCCTATTATCCGCTGTGCAGATTGCAAGAATATTGGGATGATCTCAGCAGAAATCAAAAACTTAGTAGAGAAAGCTCGCAACCAATCCCTTCAAGAAACAGAATATAAAGGGGGATCCTTCTGTATTTCCAACTTAGGTATGACAGGAATCACAGAATTCACAGCAATCATTAATCCTCCCCAAGCTGCAATTCTAGCTGTAGGCAGCATTGTAGAACAACCCATAGTTCTCGATGAAAAAGTCGCCATAGGGTCTACCTGTATACTCTCCCTTTCTATAGATCACAGAGTCATTGATGGTTATCCTGCAGCTATGTTTATGAAACGATTACAGAAAATCCTAGAAGCTCCTGCTGTTCTTTTGCTAAACTAA
- a CDS encoding glycogen/starch/alpha-glucan phosphorylase — MKKGILDRLYLCVVQSPESASPRDIFTAVAKTVMEWLAKGWLTTQNSYYNNDVKRVYYLSMEFLLGKSLKSNLLNLGILDLVKKALAILNYDFDHLVEMEADAGLGNGGLGRLAACYLDSMATLAVPAYGYGIRYDYGIFNQQIIDGYQVEAPDEWLRYGNPWEICRGEYLYPVHFYGRVNHYTNEHGKAIADLVDTQEVLAMAYDIPVPGYGNETVNSLRLWQAQSPHGFEFNYFNHGDYIRAIEDIALVENISRVLYPNDAIFKGQELRLKQEYFLVSATVQDIIRRYTKTHISLDDLPNKVSVQLNDTHPALGIPEMMRILVDREELPWDIAWEMTNTIFNYTNHTVLPEALERWSLSLFSKLLPRHLEIIYEINARWLQRVQRRYPGNEDKRRSLSIIEEGGEKHVNMANLAVIGSAKINGVSSFHSELIKNTLFKEFYEFFPERFINVTNGITPRRWLGLCNPRLDKLLNETIGDRHMADLAQIKEIRPFAEDKSFRERWQEIKRKNKQALATKIYKKVGILVNPESLFDCHIKRIHEYKRQLMNILRVIYTYVELKENSQKTTVPTTVIFSGKSAPGYAMAKLIIKLINSVANYINNDSDMKDKLKVLFLPNYCVSIAEAIIPAADLSEQISTAGMEASGTGNMKFALNGALTIGTMDGANIEMAEYIGKENMFIFGLLEEEIAKLRREYYPRAISDKNPKIQKVLEMISQGFFESNDRDLFKPIVHRLFQEGDPFFVLADLEAYINTHNAINEQFVQLELWTKKSIYNTAGMGFFSSDRSITDYAKKIWHVPIKSCSGKEA, encoded by the coding sequence ATGAAAAAGGGGATTTTAGATCGCTTATATTTATGCGTGGTCCAATCTCCAGAATCTGCTTCTCCTCGAGATATTTTTACGGCTGTGGCTAAAACGGTGATGGAATGGCTTGCTAAAGGTTGGTTGACAACTCAAAATAGTTATTACAATAATGATGTCAAACGAGTGTATTATCTTTCTATGGAGTTTCTCTTAGGTAAAAGTTTAAAGAGCAATCTTTTAAACTTGGGGATTTTAGATTTAGTTAAAAAGGCTCTTGCTATTTTAAATTATGATTTTGATCATCTTGTAGAGATGGAAGCTGACGCTGGACTAGGAAATGGAGGACTCGGTAGATTAGCCGCTTGTTATCTAGACTCTATGGCAACTCTTGCTGTTCCTGCCTATGGTTATGGGATACGCTACGATTATGGGATTTTTAATCAACAGATTATTGATGGGTATCAAGTAGAAGCTCCCGATGAATGGTTACGCTATGGTAACCCATGGGAAATTTGTCGTGGAGAGTACCTTTATCCTGTCCATTTTTATGGACGTGTAAATCATTATACCAATGAGCATGGAAAAGCAATTGCCGATCTTGTCGACACGCAAGAAGTTTTAGCAATGGCTTATGATATTCCCGTTCCTGGCTATGGGAACGAGACTGTGAATTCTTTGAGACTTTGGCAAGCTCAGTCTCCACACGGCTTTGAATTTAACTATTTCAACCATGGCGACTATATTCGTGCTATTGAAGATATTGCTTTAGTTGAAAACATTTCTCGTGTGCTTTATCCGAATGACGCAATTTTTAAAGGACAAGAATTACGTCTTAAACAGGAATACTTTTTAGTTTCTGCCACTGTCCAAGACATTATCCGTAGGTATACTAAAACTCATATTTCCTTGGATGATCTTCCTAATAAAGTGTCAGTACAACTGAATGATACGCATCCTGCTTTAGGAATTCCAGAAATGATGCGTATTCTTGTGGATAGGGAGGAGCTCCCCTGGGACATTGCTTGGGAAATGACCAATACAATTTTTAACTATACGAACCATACGGTGCTTCCTGAGGCTTTGGAACGATGGTCTTTGAGTTTGTTTTCAAAATTATTACCACGTCATTTGGAAATTATTTATGAGATCAATGCGCGTTGGCTACAAAGAGTACAACGTCGTTATCCAGGTAATGAAGACAAACGACGCTCCCTATCCATTATAGAAGAAGGAGGTGAAAAGCATGTAAACATGGCAAACCTTGCCGTTATCGGTTCTGCTAAGATTAATGGGGTATCGTCTTTTCATTCCGAATTAATTAAGAATACGTTATTTAAAGAATTTTATGAATTTTTCCCCGAGAGGTTTATTAATGTTACCAATGGAATCACTCCTCGGCGATGGCTAGGACTTTGCAACCCTCGCTTGGATAAGCTCTTGAATGAGACGATTGGAGATCGTCATATGGCAGATCTTGCCCAAATCAAAGAGATACGCCCTTTTGCTGAAGATAAAAGTTTTCGAGAGCGTTGGCAAGAAATTAAGCGAAAAAATAAGCAGGCCCTAGCAACCAAGATTTATAAAAAAGTAGGAATTCTTGTAAATCCTGAATCTCTCTTTGACTGCCATATTAAACGTATTCATGAATACAAAAGGCAACTGATGAATATCCTTAGAGTTATTTATACTTATGTGGAATTAAAAGAGAATTCTCAGAAAACTACGGTGCCTACTACTGTGATTTTTTCTGGTAAATCTGCACCAGGCTATGCTATGGCAAAATTAATTATTAAGCTGATTAACAGTGTTGCCAATTACATAAATAATGATTCTGATATGAAGGATAAACTTAAAGTTCTTTTCCTTCCGAATTACTGTGTCTCCATAGCAGAGGCAATCATTCCTGCTGCGGATTTATCTGAGCAGATTTCTACGGCAGGGATGGAAGCTTCAGGGACAGGCAATATGAAATTTGCTTTAAATGGTGCTCTGACTATAGGAACTATGGATGGAGCGAATATAGAAATGGCAGAGTACATCGGTAAGGAGAACATGTTTATTTTTGGTCTTCTTGAAGAAGAGATCGCTAAATTGCGTCGAGAATACTATCCACGAGCTATCTCTGATAAAAATCCTAAAATCCAAAAGGTATTAGAGATGATAAGTCAAGGCTTTTTTGAAAGCAATGATAGGGATTTATTTAAACCTATTGTACATCGGCTTTTTCAAGAAGGAGATCCTTTTTTTGTATTAGCAGATCTAGAAGCGTATATTAATACGCACAATGCTATTAATGAACAGTTTGTTCAATTGGAACTATGGACTAAAAAGTCTATTTACAATACTGCAGGGATGGGATTTTTTTCTAGTGATAGATCTATTACTGATTATGCCAAAAAAATTTGGCACGTACCTATTAAGTCATGTTCTGGGAAAGAAGCATAA